A genome region from Thermococcus onnurineus NA1 includes the following:
- a CDS encoding 30S ribosomal protein S19: MARKKEFRYRGYTFEELLNMSLEDFAKLLPARQRRSLKRGLSPEQKKLLRKIRLAKKGKYNKPIRTHSRDMVILPEMVGMTIHVYNGKEFVPVEIKEEMIGHYLGEFALTRKIVQHGSPGVGATRSSMFVAIK; the protein is encoded by the coding sequence ATGGCGAGAAAGAAGGAGTTTAGGTATAGGGGTTACACCTTCGAGGAACTGCTCAACATGTCACTTGAGGACTTTGCTAAGCTCCTCCCTGCGAGGCAGAGGAGGAGCCTTAAGAGGGGTCTCAGCCCCGAGCAGAAGAAGCTCCTCAGGAAGATCAGGCTTGCTAAGAAGGGCAAGTACAACAAGCCCATCAGGACCCACAGCAGGGACATGGTCATCCTTCCAGAGATGGTCGGCATGACCATTCACGTCTACAACGGAAAGGAATTCGTTCCAGTCGAGATTAAGGAGGAGATGATAGGCCACTACCTCGGTGAGTTTGCCCTCACGAGGAAGATCGTCCAGCACGGCTCGCCTGGTGTCGGTGCAACCAGGTCATCGATGTTCGTGGCCATCAAGTGA
- the rplV gene encoding 50S ribosomal protein L22, whose protein sequence is MSRGRFSYSFQNFDPERMARASGRDLRISPKHSVELLREIKGMMLNDALKYLDDVIALKRPVPMRRFNDSQGHKPGKGFGPGRYPVKVAKAVKKVLLNAKNNAEQKGLDPDRLKIIHAAAHRGPVLRGYIPRAFGRATPFNEQTTHIEIVVEEIRR, encoded by the coding sequence ATGAGCAGGGGCAGGTTTTCCTACTCATTCCAAAATTTTGACCCCGAGAGGATGGCTCGTGCGAGCGGAAGGGACCTCAGGATTTCCCCGAAGCACAGCGTTGAGCTCCTGAGGGAGATAAAGGGCATGATGCTCAACGATGCACTCAAGTACCTTGACGACGTTATTGCCCTCAAGAGGCCGGTTCCAATGAGGCGCTTCAACGACAGCCAGGGTCACAAGCCGGGCAAGGGCTTCGGTCCAGGTCGCTACCCGGTCAAGGTCGCCAAGGCCGTTAAGAAAGTCCTCCTCAACGCCAAGAACAACGCAGAGCAGAAGGGTCTTGACCCGGACAGGCTCAAGATAATCCACGCTGCTGCCCACAGGGGACCAGTGCTCCGCGGATACATCCCGAGGGCCTTCGGAAGGGCCACACCGTTCAACGAGCAGACCACCCATATCGAGATAGTCGTTGAGGAGATTAGGAGGTGA
- the rpsC gene encoding 30S ribosomal protein S3: MAIERYFIKEGVREMLIDEYLEKELRRAGYGGIDIKKTPLGTKVIIFAANPGYVIGRGGRRIRELTRILERQFGLENPQIEVEEIKNPYLNAKVQAVRLAQALERGVHFRRAAYAAIRAIMRNGARGVEIRISGKLTGERAKSVRFYQGYLAKVGNPAETLVSKGYAQALLKLGVIGVKVSIMPPDAKLPDEIEVIEKPIQEEEVSEE; encoded by the coding sequence TTGGCGATCGAGAGATACTTCATCAAGGAAGGCGTTAGGGAGATGCTCATCGACGAGTACCTTGAGAAGGAGCTTAGGCGCGCCGGTTATGGTGGTATAGACATCAAGAAGACCCCGCTCGGAACTAAGGTCATCATCTTCGCCGCCAACCCCGGTTATGTCATCGGAAGGGGCGGCAGGCGCATTAGGGAGCTCACCAGGATCCTTGAGAGGCAGTTTGGCCTCGAGAACCCGCAGATCGAGGTCGAGGAGATCAAGAACCCCTACCTCAACGCCAAGGTTCAGGCAGTCAGGCTCGCCCAGGCCCTTGAGAGGGGCGTCCACTTCAGGAGGGCAGCCTACGCTGCTATAAGGGCCATTATGAGAAACGGCGCTAGGGGCGTCGAGATAAGGATCAGCGGCAAACTCACCGGAGAGAGGGCCAAGAGTGTCAGGTTCTATCAGGGTTACCTTGCTAAGGTCGGAAACCCTGCCGAGACCCTCGTCAGCAAGGGTTATGCCCAGGCCCTGCTCAAGCTCGGCGTCATAGGTGTCAAGGTCTCCATCATGCCGCCCGACGCCAAGCTCCCGGACGAGATTGAGGTCATCGAGAAGCCCATCCAGGAAGAAGAGGTGAGTGAAGAATGA
- the rpmC gene encoding 50S ribosomal protein L29, with the protein MKPSEIREMSIEEIDKKIRELRLELAKERAVLTMGASLENPMVIRNIRRDIARLLTIKKEKLREKR; encoded by the coding sequence ATGAAGCCGAGCGAGATTAGAGAGATGAGCATTGAGGAGATCGACAAGAAGATTAGGGAGCTCCGCCTCGAGCTTGCCAAGGAGAGGGCTGTGCTCACCATGGGGGCCTCTCTTGAGAACCCCATGGTCATCCGCAACATCAGGCGCGATATCGCGCGCCTGCTTACCATAAAGAAAGAGAAGCTTAGGGAGAAAAGGTGA
- the yciH gene encoding stress response translation initiation inhibitor YciH, translating into MLFKEVLKEQQRIRVYIEKARYGKLKTIIEGIDEKEFDLEDIAKKLKAKLACGGTVKKGRIELQGDHREKVKKLLADLGFSEDLIEIE; encoded by the coding sequence ATGCTCTTTAAGGAGGTCCTGAAAGAGCAGCAGAGGATTAGAGTTTACATAGAGAAGGCCCGCTACGGAAAGCTTAAAACCATAATCGAGGGCATAGACGAGAAGGAGTTTGACCTCGAGGATATAGCCAAAAAGCTGAAGGCGAAGCTGGCATGCGGCGGAACGGTAAAGAAGGGAAGGATAGAGCTCCAGGGAGACCACAGAGAAAAGGTCAAGAAGTTGCTAGCAGACCTTGGATTTTCAGAGGACTTGATAGAAATCGAGTAA
- a CDS encoding ribonuclease P protein component 1: MRRNGKEGKDRAPGRPQRKGQEVASRPWIFRGLDRNRVTAKNILWHELIGLKAKIIRASHPELVGIEGYVLDETRNTLTICGERVWVIPKDVVELEFEVGDKRIRINGRELIGRPEMRLKKRWRR, encoded by the coding sequence ATGCGGCGGAACGGTAAAGAAGGGAAGGATAGAGCTCCAGGGAGACCACAGAGAAAAGGTCAAGAAGTTGCTAGCAGACCTTGGATTTTCAGAGGACTTGATAGAAATCGAGTAACGGCGAAAAACATCCTCTGGCACGAGCTCATAGGGCTAAAAGCAAAAATTATAAGGGCATCTCATCCAGAGCTGGTTGGCATTGAGGGCTATGTCCTTGATGAGACGAGGAACACCCTCACCATATGCGGTGAGAGGGTCTGGGTTATCCCGAAGGATGTGGTGGAGCTCGAGTTTGAGGTTGGCGATAAAAGAATCCGGATCAACGGAAGGGAATTGATTGGAAGACCCGAGATGAGATTGAAGAAGAGGTGGAGACGATGA
- a CDS encoding 30S ribosomal protein S17, protein MREIGLKIQPPAEKCDDPHCPWHGNLKIHGRYFEGIVISDKPKRTVTVERQHYHYLKKYERYELRRSRIHAHNPPCINAKPGDKVLIAETRPLSKTKSFVVVGILQRAEER, encoded by the coding sequence ATGAGAGAGATTGGATTGAAGATTCAGCCTCCCGCTGAGAAGTGTGATGACCCGCACTGCCCCTGGCACGGGAACCTCAAGATACACGGCAGATACTTTGAGGGCATCGTCATCAGCGACAAGCCCAAGAGGACCGTTACCGTTGAGAGGCAGCACTACCACTACCTCAAGAAGTACGAGAGGTATGAGCTAAGGAGGAGCAGGATACACGCACACAACCCACCGTGCATCAACGCCAAGCCCGGCGACAAGGTCCTCATTGCTGAGACCAGGCCGCTTAGCAAGACCAAGAGCTTCGTAGTCGTTGGCATACTTCAGAGGGCAGAGGAGAGGTGA
- a CDS encoding 50S ribosomal protein L14, which produces MAKKGAGATRGISPVRPTRALPIGAYLKVADNSGAKLIQIIGVVGYKGTRRRLASAGVGDMVVATVKKGRPDIRHQVVRAVVVRQRKEYRRLDGMRVKFEDNAAAIVTPEGVPRGTEIRGAIAREAAERWVRLGSIASIVL; this is translated from the coding sequence ATGGCTAAGAAGGGTGCAGGTGCTACGAGAGGTATTAGTCCCGTCAGGCCGACCCGCGCTCTGCCAATCGGCGCCTACCTCAAGGTCGCCGACAACAGCGGCGCCAAGCTCATCCAGATAATTGGTGTTGTTGGTTACAAGGGAACCAGGAGGAGGCTTGCCAGTGCCGGCGTCGGCGACATGGTCGTCGCCACCGTCAAGAAGGGAAGGCCGGACATAAGGCACCAGGTCGTTAGGGCAGTTGTTGTCAGGCAGAGAAAGGAGTACAGAAGGCTCGATGGCATGCGCGTTAAGTTTGAGGACAACGCTGCTGCGATAGTCACCCCCGAGGGTGTTCCGAGGGGAACCGAGATCAGGGGTGCCATAGCTAGGGAGGCCGCCGAGAGGTGGGTTAGGCTCGGTAGCATAGCGAGCATTGTGTTGTGA
- the rplX gene encoding 50S ribosomal protein L24 — protein MKLDTRQPRKQRKFLYNAPLHLRSKIMSATLSKELRQKYGVRSLPIREGDKVKIMRGDYKGKEGKVVEVNLKRYRIYVEGVTQKKVDGTEVFYPVHPSNVMIVELNLKDEEREKIIERRAG, from the coding sequence ATGAAGTTGGATACCAGGCAGCCGAGGAAGCAGAGGAAGTTCCTTTACAACGCTCCCCTTCACCTTAGGAGCAAGATAATGAGCGCCACCCTGAGCAAGGAGCTCAGGCAGAAGTACGGCGTGAGGAGCCTTCCGATAAGGGAGGGCGACAAGGTCAAAATCATGCGCGGCGACTACAAGGGCAAGGAAGGAAAGGTCGTTGAGGTTAACCTCAAGAGGTACAGGATCTATGTCGAGGGCGTTACCCAAAAGAAGGTCGACGGTACCGAGGTCTTCTACCCGGTTCACCCGTCGAACGTTATGATAGTCGAGCTCAACCTCAAGGACGAGGAGAGGGAGAAGATAATTGAGAGGAGGGCTGGTTGA
- a CDS encoding 30S ribosomal protein S4e, protein MARKGAKRHLKRLAAPNQWYIERKAYKWAVRPRPGPHSMKTSIPLLYIVRDYLGYAKTAREARKILNEGKILVDGRVRKDYKFPVGIMDVVSIPETGEHYRVLPNRIGKLILHPITEKEANIKPLRISNKRMVKGAKVQLNLHDGSNHLVAFSEKDRFMTAYTVLMKVPEREIIEVIPFEVGAYVFVTQGKNVARKGKVVEVRQFPMGWPDVVTIEDENGELFDTLKEYAFVVGKDKPEISLP, encoded by the coding sequence ATGGCGAGGAAAGGCGCTAAGAGGCACCTTAAGAGGCTTGCCGCTCCAAATCAGTGGTATATTGAGAGGAAGGCCTACAAGTGGGCTGTCAGGCCAAGGCCCGGTCCGCACAGCATGAAGACCTCCATTCCGCTGCTTTATATCGTCAGGGACTACCTTGGCTATGCCAAGACCGCTCGTGAGGCTAGGAAGATACTCAACGAGGGCAAGATACTCGTTGACGGCCGTGTTAGGAAGGACTACAAGTTCCCGGTCGGTATAATGGACGTCGTTTCCATCCCCGAGACTGGTGAGCACTACAGGGTTCTTCCGAACAGGATTGGCAAGCTCATACTCCACCCAATAACTGAGAAGGAGGCCAACATAAAGCCTCTTAGGATCAGCAACAAGAGAATGGTTAAGGGAGCCAAGGTTCAGCTCAACCTTCACGACGGAAGCAACCACCTCGTTGCCTTCAGCGAGAAGGACAGGTTCATGACCGCCTACACTGTTCTCATGAAGGTTCCGGAGAGGGAGATAATCGAGGTCATCCCCTTCGAGGTCGGTGCCTACGTCTTCGTTACCCAGGGTAAGAACGTCGCAAGGAAAGGTAAGGTCGTCGAGGTCAGGCAGTTCCCAATGGGATGGCCGGATGTCGTCACCATCGAGGACGAGAACGGCGAGCTCTTTGACACCCTGAAGGAGTACGCCTTCGTGGTTGGAAAGGACAAGCCGGAGATTTCCCTTCCGTGA
- a CDS encoding 50S ribosomal protein L5: MQINREAILADWEAHPMRKPRIAKVTINIGVGESGERLTKAETMLEQLVGQKPIRRHAKQTNKDFGIRRGEPIAVKVTLRGKKAEEMLRRLLAAVDNKLKASNFDEHGNFCFGIDEHINIPGVEYDPEIGIFGMDVCVTLERPGFRVAKRKRQRKKIPNRHKLTKEEGIVFAMEEFNVQVEGL, translated from the coding sequence ATGCAGATCAACAGAGAGGCCATACTTGCTGACTGGGAAGCTCACCCCATGAGGAAGCCCAGGATTGCGAAGGTCACCATAAACATTGGAGTTGGCGAGAGCGGTGAGAGGCTTACCAAGGCCGAGACCATGCTCGAGCAGCTCGTCGGCCAGAAGCCGATAAGGAGGCACGCGAAGCAGACCAACAAGGACTTCGGAATTAGACGCGGCGAGCCTATCGCTGTGAAGGTCACCCTCAGGGGTAAGAAGGCTGAAGAGATGCTCAGGAGGCTCCTCGCTGCGGTCGACAACAAGCTCAAGGCGAGCAACTTTGACGAGCATGGCAACTTCTGCTTCGGTATAGATGAGCACATCAACATCCCGGGCGTCGAGTACGACCCTGAGATAGGCATCTTTGGTATGGACGTCTGCGTTACTCTTGAGAGGCCTGGATTCAGGGTTGCCAAGAGGAAGAGGCAGAGGAAGAAGATACCGAACAGGCACAAGCTGACCAAGGAAGAGGGTATCGTCTTCGCTATGGAAGAGTTTAACGTCCAGGTGGAGGGATTGTGA
- a CDS encoding 30S ribosomal protein S14, producing the protein MAKADYNKRKPRKFGKGARRCVRCGQYGPIIRIHGLMLCRHCFREIAPKLGFKKYE; encoded by the coding sequence ATGGCGAAGGCTGACTACAACAAGAGGAAGCCGAGGAAGTTTGGGAAGGGCGCCAGGAGATGCGTCCGCTGCGGACAGTACGGCCCAATCATCAGGATCCACGGCTTGATGCTCTGCAGGCACTGCTTTAGAGAGATAGCCCCCAAGCTGGGCTTTAAGAAGTACGAGTGA
- a CDS encoding 30S ribosomal protein S8 has translation MTLLDPLANALSHITNSERVGKKEVYIKPASKLIGEVLRVMQENGYIGEFEFIDDGRAGIYRVQLIGKINKAGAIKPRFPVKAREYEAWEKRFLPAFEFGILIVSTSQGVMTHKEAIEKGIGGRLIAYVY, from the coding sequence ATGACTTTGCTTGACCCGCTGGCTAACGCTCTCTCCCACATAACCAACAGCGAGAGGGTCGGAAAAAAGGAGGTTTACATAAAGCCAGCCTCCAAGCTCATTGGAGAGGTCCTCAGGGTTATGCAGGAGAACGGCTACATAGGTGAGTTCGAGTTCATCGACGACGGAAGGGCCGGTATCTACAGGGTGCAGCTCATAGGCAAGATAAACAAGGCCGGTGCGATAAAGCCAAGGTTCCCGGTCAAGGCGAGGGAGTACGAGGCCTGGGAGAAGAGGTTCCTTCCGGCTTTCGAGTTCGGTATCCTCATCGTCTCGACCTCCCAGGGCGTCATGACCCACAAAGAGGCCATAGAGAAGGGAATCGGCGGAAGGCTGATAGCCTACGTCTACTGA
- a CDS encoding 50S ribosomal protein L6: MPIDAWVREEVEIPEGVEVTIERNVVKVRGPKGELERELKYPGVQIFTEDGKVVIYKEFPRKKDIAIARTFKAHIANMIKGVTEGFTYKLKVVYSHFPMTVKVQGDEVVIENFLGEKNPRRAKILPGVTVKVMGSEVIVEGIDKEAVGQTAANIEQATRITKWDRRVFQDGIYIVEKAGKPIKF; encoded by the coding sequence ATGCCGATAGACGCGTGGGTAAGGGAAGAGGTTGAGATTCCAGAGGGAGTCGAGGTCACCATCGAGAGGAACGTCGTTAAGGTCAGGGGCCCGAAGGGCGAGCTCGAGAGGGAGCTCAAGTACCCGGGCGTTCAGATATTCACCGAGGACGGCAAGGTTGTCATTTACAAGGAGTTCCCGAGAAAGAAGGACATTGCCATAGCGAGAACCTTCAAGGCCCATATAGCCAACATGATCAAGGGCGTCACTGAAGGCTTCACTTACAAGCTCAAAGTCGTTTACAGCCACTTCCCCATGACTGTCAAGGTTCAGGGCGACGAGGTCGTCATCGAGAACTTCCTCGGTGAGAAGAATCCGAGGAGGGCCAAGATACTGCCCGGTGTTACCGTCAAGGTCATGGGTTCAGAGGTCATCGTCGAGGGCATTGATAAGGAAGCAGTTGGCCAGACTGCCGCAAACATCGAGCAGGCCACCAGGATAACCAAGTGGGATAGGAGAGTCTTCCAGGACGGTATCTACATAGTTGAGAAGGCGGGTAAGCCGATAAAGTTCTGA
- a CDS encoding 50S ribosomal protein L32e: protein MNEKARLLRIRARLKRKKPRFLRQEWWRYPKFKNDPKWRRPKGIDSKMRLKKKGKARSPSIGWSSPRLVRGLHPSGYEEVLVHNVKELEAIDPARQAARIARTVGARKREMILARAKELGVKVLNP, encoded by the coding sequence ATGAACGAGAAAGCGAGACTCCTTAGGATTAGGGCCAGGCTCAAGAGGAAGAAGCCCAGGTTCCTCAGGCAGGAGTGGTGGCGCTATCCGAAGTTCAAGAACGACCCCAAGTGGCGCAGGCCTAAGGGTATTGACAGCAAGATGAGGCTCAAGAAGAAGGGTAAGGCCCGCTCACCGAGCATAGGCTGGAGCTCACCGAGGCTCGTCCGCGGGCTCCACCCGAGCGGCTACGAGGAAGTCCTTGTCCACAACGTCAAGGAGCTTGAAGCAATTGACCCTGCCAGGCAGGCTGCCAGGATAGCGAGGACCGTCGGCGCGAGGAAGAGAGAGATGATACTTGCCAGGGCCAAGGAGCTTGGTGTGAAGGTACTCAACCCGTGA
- a CDS encoding 50S ribosomal protein L19e codes for MLKMQRRIAADILKCGENRVWIDPERIDDVAAAITREDIKRLINDGVIKKKPIKGQSRARARAYQEARKKGRHRGPGSRKGKKTARMGKKERWMMTIRALRKELRKLKAEGKIDEHTYRRLYIRAKGGQFKNKRQLYLFMQEHGILKE; via the coding sequence ATGCTCAAGATGCAGAGAAGGATTGCCGCTGACATTTTGAAGTGCGGTGAGAACAGGGTCTGGATCGACCCTGAGAGGATTGATGACGTCGCCGCTGCCATCACGAGGGAGGACATCAAGAGGCTCATCAACGATGGCGTCATAAAGAAGAAGCCCATCAAGGGCCAGAGCAGGGCTAGGGCAAGGGCCTACCAGGAGGCCAGGAAGAAGGGCCGCCACAGGGGCCCGGGAAGCAGGAAGGGTAAGAAGACCGCCAGGATGGGCAAGAAGGAGCGCTGGATGATGACCATCCGCGCCCTCAGGAAGGAACTCAGGAAGCTTAAGGCCGAGGGCAAGATAGACGAACACACCTACAGGAGGCTGTACATCAGGGCCAAGGGTGGCCAGTTCAAGAACAAGAGGCAGCTTTACCTGTTCATGCAGGAGCACGGCATACTGAAGGAGTGA
- a CDS encoding 50S ribosomal protein L18 codes for MAHGPRYRVPFRRRREGKTNYHKRLALLKSGKPRLVVRKSLNHHIAQIVVYDPKGDKTIVSAHTRELMRDFGWKGHGGNTPSAYLLGLLIGYKAKKAGIDEAILDIGLHPPTRGSSVFAVLKGAVDAGLNVPHSEEIYPEDYRITGEHIANYAKALKEEDEGKYRKQFSSYLVKGLEPEKLPEHFEEVKARIIEKFEEARE; via the coding sequence ATGGCGCACGGACCGAGGTATAGGGTTCCGTTCAGGAGAAGGAGAGAGGGTAAGACTAACTATCACAAGAGGCTTGCCCTCCTCAAGTCGGGCAAGCCAAGGCTCGTCGTTAGGAAGAGCCTTAACCACCACATAGCTCAGATCGTCGTTTACGACCCTAAGGGTGACAAGACTATCGTCTCTGCTCACACGAGGGAACTCATGAGGGACTTTGGTTGGAAGGGCCATGGAGGAAACACCCCGAGTGCCTACCTTCTCGGCCTGCTTATAGGCTACAAGGCCAAGAAGGCTGGCATTGATGAGGCAATCCTTGACATAGGCCTGCACCCACCGACCAGGGGTTCGAGCGTCTTTGCCGTCCTCAAGGGTGCTGTTGACGCTGGCCTCAACGTCCCACACAGCGAGGAGATATATCCAGAGGACTACAGGATAACTGGCGAGCACATCGCCAACTACGCCAAGGCCCTCAAGGAAGAGGATGAGGGGAAGTACAGGAAGCAGTTCAGCAGCTACCTTGTCAAGGGCCTCGAGCCCGAGAAGCTTCCCGAGCACTTTGAGGAAGTCAAGGCGAGAATAATCGAAAAGTTTGAGGAGGCGAGAGAATGA
- the rpsE gene encoding 30S ribosomal protein S5, translating to MSDPREIAQRVLEEWQPRTKLGMLVKEGQITDIHEIFRRGYQIKEPEIVDVLLPEVNLRENQEVLDIALTVRMTDSGRRIRFRVLAAVGNRDGYVGLGIGHGKEVGIAIRKAINYAKMNIIEIKRGCGSWECRCRRPHSIPFAVEGKEGSVRVKLMPGPRGLGLVIGDVGKKILSLAGVQDVWSQTLGETRTTVNFAKAVFNALYNTNRVAIKPGMIEKYGIVVGREMATSFELE from the coding sequence ATGAGCGACCCGAGGGAGATCGCCCAGAGGGTTTTGGAGGAGTGGCAGCCGAGGACCAAGCTCGGCATGCTCGTCAAGGAGGGTCAGATAACTGACATTCACGAGATCTTTAGGAGGGGCTACCAGATCAAGGAGCCCGAGATCGTTGACGTCCTCCTTCCAGAGGTCAACCTCAGGGAGAACCAGGAAGTGCTCGACATAGCCCTTACCGTCAGGATGACTGACAGTGGCAGGAGGATCCGCTTCAGGGTTCTTGCTGCGGTGGGCAACAGGGACGGCTACGTTGGCCTTGGAATTGGGCATGGCAAGGAGGTTGGAATAGCCATCAGAAAGGCCATCAACTATGCCAAGATGAACATCATCGAAATCAAGCGCGGTTGCGGTTCCTGGGAGTGCAGGTGTAGGAGGCCGCACTCAATCCCGTTCGCCGTCGAGGGCAAGGAAGGAAGCGTCCGCGTCAAGCTCATGCCCGGACCGCGTGGCCTTGGACTGGTCATTGGTGACGTTGGCAAGAAGATACTCAGTCTCGCTGGTGTTCAGGACGTCTGGTCCCAGACCCTCGGTGAGACTAGGACTACCGTTAACTTCGCCAAGGCAGTCTTCAACGCGCTCTACAACACCAACAGGGTTGCCATCAAGCCCGGCATGATTGAGAAGTACGGTATCGTCGTCGGAAGGGAGATGGCGACGAGCTTCGAGCTGGAGTGA
- a CDS encoding 50S ribosomal protein L30, which yields MAKLALIRLRSGIRARGEVRDTLAMLRLHRINHLVLIDDTPSYKGMVQKVKDYITWGEIDAETLAKLIRKRGRLIGNKPVTDDYVKEKLGMTIEEFAQKVVSGEMKLTDLPNIKPVFRLHPPRGGLKGSKKRSFKEGGALGYRGEKINELIERML from the coding sequence ATGGCAAAGCTCGCACTCATCAGGCTTAGGAGCGGAATCAGGGCGAGGGGAGAGGTTAGGGACACCCTCGCCATGCTCCGCCTCCACAGGATAAACCACCTCGTCCTCATCGACGACACCCCGAGCTACAAGGGAATGGTTCAGAAGGTTAAGGACTACATAACCTGGGGCGAGATTGATGCAGAGACCCTCGCCAAGCTCATCAGGAAGAGGGGCAGGCTCATCGGCAACAAGCCGGTTACTGACGACTACGTCAAGGAGAAGCTTGGAATGACCATTGAGGAGTTTGCCCAGAAGGTCGTCAGTGGAGAGATGAAGCTCACCGACCTGCCGAACATCAAGCCGGTCTTCAGGCTCCACCCGCCGAGGGGCGGCCTCAAGGGTAGCAAGAAGCGCTCCTTCAAGGAGGGCGGAGCACTCGGCTACCGCGGCGAGAAGATAAACGAGCTCATTGAGAGAATGCTCTGA
- a CDS encoding uL15 family ribosomal protein, which translates to MIRRKKKVRKLRGSHTHGWGCKKKHRGGGSKGGRGMAGTGKRKNTKWTWTIKYAPDHLGKRGFHRPKAVQYTPKTINLNEIDENLPLFLDIGVAYEEEGKIIVDTTQLGVDKVLGTGKLTRPLVIKAYYVTPKAEDKIKAAGGEVLLA; encoded by the coding sequence ATGATAAGGAGGAAGAAGAAGGTTAGGAAGCTCCGCGGAAGTCACACTCATGGATGGGGCTGCAAGAAGAAGCACAGAGGTGGAGGAAGCAAGGGCGGTAGAGGAATGGCAGGCACCGGTAAGAGGAAGAACACCAAGTGGACTTGGACCATTAAGTATGCTCCTGATCACCTCGGCAAGAGGGGCTTCCACAGGCCTAAGGCTGTTCAGTACACTCCCAAGACCATAAACCTCAACGAGATCGACGAGAACCTCCCGCTCTTCCTCGATATAGGCGTTGCCTACGAGGAGGAGGGGAAGATCATCGTCGACACCACCCAGCTCGGCGTCGACAAGGTTCTTGGAACTGGAAAGCTCACCAGGCCCCTTGTCATCAAGGCCTACTACGTCACCCCCAAAGCCGAGGACAAGATTAAGGCCGCTGGCGGCGAGGTTCTCCTCGCCTGA